A single window of Bacillus mesophilus DNA harbors:
- a CDS encoding CPBP family intramembrane glutamic endopeptidase codes for MFPILGLLIFLLINREKRFITSLMLSFLIGFVVFMVANHFVGALSISNEIKIILNRLFLIFILIGLVLNFLFYKKKISWFNNKPDLEHHIDLKFHKVNVFCFWMIGIVVNVMVYSIIIVQQKLEFTLLLLLFCLFFSLINAFFEEVIWRGIMLSALKEFVSTGYAIFVTSIGFGLLHLAIGFSLPLSLLISVAGIIYAVITLKTNSIYPSIVFHIVVNIGMVYSGFIN; via the coding sequence ATGTTTCCTATTTTGGGATTACTAATCTTTCTGTTAATAAATAGGGAAAAACGATTCATTACCTCACTGATGTTATCATTTCTAATAGGTTTTGTTGTATTCATGGTTGCTAATCACTTCGTTGGAGCACTATCCATTTCAAATGAAATTAAAATCATTCTTAACCGTCTTTTTCTTATTTTTATCCTAATAGGACTGGTCCTTAACTTCCTTTTCTATAAGAAGAAGATATCTTGGTTCAACAATAAGCCTGATTTGGAACATCATATAGACTTAAAGTTCCATAAAGTAAATGTGTTTTGTTTTTGGATGATTGGTATAGTTGTTAACGTAATGGTTTATTCAATTATTATTGTTCAACAGAAACTTGAGTTTACCCTATTGTTATTACTGTTTTGTTTATTCTTCTCACTCATAAACGCCTTTTTTGAGGAAGTGATTTGGAGAGGAATCATGCTTTCGGCTCTTAAGGAATTCGTGTCCACAGGATATGCTATTTTCGTTACAAGTATCGGTTTTGGACTTCTCCATCTCGCAATTGGTTTTTCACTACCTCTCAGTTTATTAATCTCAGTTGCTGGAATCATATACGCAGTCATTACCCTTAAAACAAACAGCATCTATCCTAGCATTGTCTTTCATATAGTAGTTAATATTGGCATGGTGTATAGCGGTTTTATTAATTAA
- a CDS encoding AraC family transcriptional regulator, protein MDYVASISQTLDYIEKNLQETMTLEDLAEIACFSPYHYHRVFQTLVGVSVMEYVRKRRLTLAAELLYYSDEKVIDIAMEVGFQYHESFNRAFKKFYGVSPNQYRTANSLSGPLLGKAFLKKVIVQGGQILEPKFITKPEFYVIGYELNTKNIDGQNNKDIPEFWQLYLQKKLYENIPNPLNCKEELGICTDFSTETGEFVYVIGVEVPEGTLAPEGLVYRTFSEMEYVVFTTPASDDSTFTSSIQSTWNYIFTEWFPKSGYEHAGFLDFELYDERCHGKENKVIDIYIPVKKVTA, encoded by the coding sequence ATGGATTATGTCGCTAGCATCAGTCAGACACTAGATTATATTGAAAAGAATCTCCAGGAAACTATGACACTTGAAGACTTAGCAGAAATCGCATGCTTTTCTCCTTATCATTATCATCGAGTATTTCAAACCCTCGTTGGCGTATCCGTCATGGAGTATGTTAGAAAAAGGCGTCTTACGCTGGCTGCGGAACTACTCTATTATTCGGATGAAAAGGTGATTGATATCGCGATGGAGGTCGGTTTTCAATACCACGAGTCGTTTAACCGAGCTTTTAAAAAGTTCTACGGCGTCTCTCCTAATCAATATCGTACGGCGAATTCATTATCTGGCCCCCTACTTGGAAAGGCCTTCCTCAAAAAAGTAATCGTTCAAGGAGGACAAATCTTGGAACCAAAATTTATCACTAAGCCTGAATTTTATGTCATTGGGTATGAATTGAACACAAAGAACATTGATGGTCAGAATAATAAAGACATTCCGGAATTCTGGCAATTATATCTTCAAAAGAAGTTATATGAGAACATTCCAAATCCTCTAAACTGCAAAGAGGAATTAGGAATCTGCACGGATTTTTCTACTGAAACTGGAGAGTTTGTGTATGTAATTGGGGTGGAAGTACCAGAGGGAACTCTAGCACCGGAAGGGTTAGTTTATAGAACTTTTTCAGAGATGGAATACGTAGTGTTTACAACACCGGCATCAGATGATTCTACCTTTACCTCTTCCATTCAGTCCACATGGAATTATATATTCACTGAATGGTTTCCTAAGTCTGGCTATGAACATGCAGGATTTCTAGATTTTGAACTTTATGATGAAAGATGCCATGGTAAAGAGAATAAAGTGATAGATATCTATATACCGGTAAAAAAAGTTACAGCATAA
- a CDS encoding glycoside hydrolase family 5 protein — translation MKKVLGLGIIGIVLVSIIVMVFTFMNSSSVSKLSIAEVEGQKVLVDEKGEVVQLRGMSAHGLQWYSSILNENAFAAFKNDWNANVVRLPLYIGENGYAKNPEAMMEKMIKGIDLAIANDLYVIVDWHVHYPGDPNHEDYAGAMDFFKEISSLYPNHPNIIYEVANEPSERGDGVTNDREGWLKVKTYAEPIIKMLRDHGNENLVLVGSPSWSQRPDLAADDPIDDSNTAYTLHFYSGSHSDGHVMNNAKYALENGVAVFVSEFGTSESNGHNGPYIEESDEWLDFLDEHHVSWVNWSASNKYESSAVLMPDTNMDPGEDQVWSDEEITEAGHYIRDRLLGK, via the coding sequence ATGAAAAAAGTATTGGGTCTTGGTATTATAGGTATTGTTTTAGTTTCTATTATTGTGATGGTATTTACTTTTATGAATTCTTCTTCTGTCAGTAAGTTGAGTATTGCTGAAGTTGAGGGACAGAAGGTATTAGTAGATGAAAAGGGAGAGGTCGTTCAGCTTAGAGGAATGAGTGCTCATGGTTTGCAATGGTACTCTAGTATCTTAAACGAAAACGCTTTCGCTGCATTCAAAAATGACTGGAATGCAAATGTTGTTCGACTTCCATTGTATATTGGCGAGAATGGATATGCTAAAAATCCAGAAGCGATGATGGAAAAAATGATTAAGGGAATTGACCTTGCCATCGCTAATGATCTTTATGTGATTGTTGATTGGCATGTGCATTATCCAGGAGATCCAAATCATGAAGACTATGCAGGTGCAATGGACTTTTTTAAAGAGATTTCATCGCTTTATCCAAACCATCCTAATATTATTTATGAAGTAGCCAATGAACCAAGTGAGCGAGGAGACGGTGTAACGAATGATCGAGAAGGCTGGTTAAAGGTAAAGACCTATGCAGAGCCAATTATTAAAATGCTTCGTGATCATGGTAATGAAAATCTAGTTCTTGTTGGTTCGCCGAGCTGGAGTCAAAGACCTGATTTAGCTGCAGATGATCCGATTGATGATTCAAACACGGCTTATACGTTACACTTTTATTCTGGATCTCATAGCGACGGGCATGTAATGAATAATGCTAAGTATGCTTTAGAAAATGGTGTTGCCGTATTCGTTTCTGAATTTGGTACAAGTGAATCAAATGGACATAATGGTCCTTATATAGAAGAATCAGATGAGTGGTTAGATTTCCTTGATGAACATCATGTGAGTTGGGTAAACTGGTCTGCGTCAAACAAGTATGAATCTTCTGCAGTCTTAATGCCGGATACGAACATGGATCCAGGTGAAGACCAGGTGTGGAGTGATGAAGAGATCACAGAAGCGGGGCATTATATTCGTGATAGATTACTAGGGAAATAA